The following nucleotide sequence is from Mycobacterium sp. 3519A.
CTTCTCAACGGCCAGTTGCGGCCGGTGGTCGTGCGCGACCGCAGCATCGCCAGCGACATCCCGGCCGCGGAGAAGGCCGACCGCGCCAACCCCGACCACGTCGCGGCGCCGTTCGCCGGTGTGGTCACCGTCGGCGTGTCCGACGGCGATCAGGTCGAAGCCGGGCAGACCATCGCCACCATCGAGGCGATGAAGATGGAGGCCGCGATCACCGCACCCAAGGCAGGCAAGGTGAGTCGGGTCGCGGTGTCGGCCACCGCGCAGGTCGAAGGCGGTGACCTGCTGGTGGTGGTCAGCTGACCCGCATTGTCGCCGGCGCGTTCGGCGGTCGGCGAATCACCGTGCCGCGCACGGGAACTCGGCCGACCGCCGACCGGGTGCGCGAGTCGCTGTTCAACGTGCTCACGTCGCGCATCGATTTCTCGGGCGCCGCGGTGCTCGACCTCTACGCGGGCTCAGGTGCGCTCGGACTCGAGGCGCTGTCCAGGGGCGCGGCGTCGGCGGTGTTCGTCGAATCCGACGCCCGCGCCGCGGCGGTCATCGCTGCGAACATCGCCGCGCTCGGCGCGCAGTCCGCGGACGTGCGCCGAGGACCGGTCGCATCCGTGTTGGCAGGCGGCGCACCGCGGGCGGTGGATCTGGTGTTCGCCGACCCGCCGTACGACGTGCCTGCCGCCGACATCGAGGCGATCCTGACCGGACTGGACACCGGGGGATGGGTGCGCGGCGGCACCGTCGTCGTCGTGGAACGCGCCACGTCGGGCCCGGAGCTGGTCTGGCCCGACGGGTGGCAGCCGTGGCCGTCGCGTCGCTACGGCGACACCCGCATCGAGTTGGCCGAGCGCAGCTAGCCGACCCCTGTAGCGTCTTCGAGCATGAGTGGCGCCGTCTGCCCAGGCTCGTTCGACCCCGTCACCCTCGGTCATGTCGACATCTTCGAGCGCGCGGCCGCTCAGTTCGACGAGGTCGTGGTCGCGGTGCTGGTCAATCCCAACAAACAGGGCATGTTCAGCCTCGACGAGCGCATCGCGATGATCGAAGAGTCGACGTCGCACTTGCCCAACCTGCGGGTCGAGTCGGGCCAGGGATTGGTGGTCGACTTCGTCAAGGCCCGCGGACTGACCGCGATCGTCAAGGGTCTGCGCACCGGCACCGACTTCGAATACGAACTGCAGATGGCCCAGATGAACAAGCACATCGCAGGCGTGGACACGTTTTTCGTCGCGACCACGCCGCGGTACTCGTTCGTGTCGTCGTCGCTGGCCAAAGAGGTGGCCACGCTCGGCGGCGACGTCTCCGCGCTGCTGCCCGAGCCGGTCAACGTGCGCCTGCAGGACAAGCTGAACGCGCAACGCAAGGGTTAATTTCGGTCCTCCGCGGGTACGTGTGAGGTGGCGCTCAGCCCCTTTGCGCCCAGTCAAACCCACGAATAGCGGAGGTGTATCGCCGTGGTCGAAACATTCGTTCAGTCGACGGACGACGTCGTGAAGTTCCTCAAGGACCAGCACAACCTGATCAAGGACATGTTCGAGGAGGTCTTCTCGGCATCCGAGCCGAAGGCCCGCGAGAAGGCGTTCATGGACTTGCGGCAATTGTTGGCGGTGCATGAGACGGCCGAGGAAATGGTGGTGCACCCGCGGGCGCGGCGCGAAGTCACCAACGGCGACGAGATCGTCGACGCCCGGTTGGCAGAGGAGCACGAGGCCAAGAAACAGCTGTCCAAACTGGAGAGCATGGACGTCTCGTCCAAGGAGTTCATCGACGAACTGACGAAGTTCCGCGACGCCGTGGTCGACCACGCCGAACACGAAGAGAACGAGGAGTTCAACAAGCTTCAGCGCGAGTTGGACAAAGACGACCTCGGCAGGCTGGCCAAGGCGGTGCAGGCAGCCGAGGCAATTGCGCCGACCCGCCCGCACGCCGGTGTCGAGTCGGCGAAGATGAACTTTGCTGCGGGGCCGTTCGCCTCGATGCTCGACCGGGCCCGTGACGTGATCAAACAGGCCACTTCATAGTGTGCTGAACCCGACCGAAACCGTCCGCCACCTCGGGGGTGCGGGCGGTTTCGGCTTTGCCGGGCGCCTGCGGGGAAGCGCGATCGCCGCATGTTGACATAATGTCGGCAAAGCAATTCAGACGGGAGTTGCGGCCTGGGGGAGCGCAGGCGCAGCAAAAGGGTCGAGCACGACACACCGGCCCGGAAGCTGAGTCACACGGGTAACACCAGGCACACTAGTAACTGTCAACTACGCCTGGAGGGTGTTGCCGTGTACCGAGTGTTTGAAGCGCTGGATGAACTGGGCGCGATTGTCGAAGAAGCCCGCGGCGTGCCGATGACGGCCGGCTGCGTGGTGCCCCGCGGCGATGTCCTCGAACTGATCGACGACATCAAGGACGCAATACCCGGCGAACTCGACGACGCGCAGGACGTGCTCGACGCCCGCGACGGGATGCTGCGCGAAGCCAAGGAGCACTCCGACCAGATGGTGGCCACGGCCACCGCCGAGGCGGATTCGTTGATCAACCATTCGCGCGCCGAAGCCGACCGGCTGCTCGCCGACGCGAAGGCGCAGGCCGACCGGATGGTGGCGGAGGCCCGTCAGCACAGCGAGCGGATGGTGGCCGAAGCCCGCGACGAGGCCCAACGCGTTCTCGCGACCGCCAAGCGCGAGTACGAAGCCAGCACCGGGCGCGCGAAGACCGAGGCCGACCGGCTGATCGAGAACGGCAACCTCGCCTACGAGAAGGCCGTCCAGGAAGGCATCAAGGAGCAGCAGCGGCTGGTGTCGCAGACCGAGATCGTGCAGACCGCGACGGCGGAGGCCACCCGACTGGTCGATTCGGCCCACGCCGAGGCCGACCGGTTGCGCGGTGAATGCGATATCTACGTCGACAGCAAGCTCGCAGAGTTCGAGGACTTCCTCAACGGCACCATCCGGTCGGTGGGTCGCGGACGGCATCAGCTGCGCACCGCGGCGGGCACACACGACTACGCCGCACGTTAGCCGGCCGTCGTCGCCGTAGAATCCACATCCATGGCGACGCATGCGAAGGCGAAGGCGCGCCGCGCCTCACGGTCGCCGCTGGTCATCAACATCTCTCGGCTCGGCCGCCGGCCCGGTTCGATGATGACGTTCAACGAATCGGTGCCCAGCCCCTCGCGCATCGGTCTGGACTTGATCGGGATCGACGAGGGCGCCCCGCTGACGCTGGAGCTACGCATCGAATCGGTGTCCGAAGGGGTGCTGGTCAGCGGGACGGTGTCGGCGCCGACGGCCGGTGAGTGCGCGCGCTGCCTGACCGCGATCACCGGCGACGTGGAAATCCAGCTCACCGAGCTGTTCGCCTACCCCGACAGCACCACCGACGAGAC
It contains:
- the coaD gene encoding pantetheine-phosphate adenylyltransferase, which translates into the protein MSGAVCPGSFDPVTLGHVDIFERAAAQFDEVVVAVLVNPNKQGMFSLDERIAMIEESTSHLPNLRVESGQGLVVDFVKARGLTAIVKGLRTGTDFEYELQMAQMNKHIAGVDTFFVATTPRYSFVSSSLAKEVATLGGDVSALLPEPVNVRLQDKLNAQRKG
- the rsmD gene encoding 16S rRNA (guanine(966)-N(2))-methyltransferase RsmD, which translates into the protein MTRIVAGAFGGRRITVPRTGTRPTADRVRESLFNVLTSRIDFSGAAVLDLYAGSGALGLEALSRGAASAVFVESDARAAAVIAANIAALGAQSADVRRGPVASVLAGGAPRAVDLVFADPPYDVPAADIEAILTGLDTGGWVRGGTVVVVERATSGPELVWPDGWQPWPSRRYGDTRIELAERS
- a CDS encoding DUF177 domain-containing protein, coding for MATHAKAKARRASRSPLVINISRLGRRPGSMMTFNESVPSPSRIGLDLIGIDEGAPLTLELRIESVSEGVLVSGTVSAPTAGECARCLTAITGDVEIQLTELFAYPDSTTDETTESDEVGRVGASGEPDTVDLEQPIIDAIGLALPFSPLCGPDCVGLCPQCGVPLATAEPGHHHEQIDPRWAKLAGLLDQDEP
- a CDS encoding hemerythrin domain-containing protein, with the protein product MVETFVQSTDDVVKFLKDQHNLIKDMFEEVFSASEPKAREKAFMDLRQLLAVHETAEEMVVHPRARREVTNGDEIVDARLAEEHEAKKQLSKLESMDVSSKEFIDELTKFRDAVVDHAEHEENEEFNKLQRELDKDDLGRLAKAVQAAEAIAPTRPHAGVESAKMNFAAGPFASMLDRARDVIKQATS
- the sepIVA gene encoding cell division protein SepIVA, which gives rise to MYRVFEALDELGAIVEEARGVPMTAGCVVPRGDVLELIDDIKDAIPGELDDAQDVLDARDGMLREAKEHSDQMVATATAEADSLINHSRAEADRLLADAKAQADRMVAEARQHSERMVAEARDEAQRVLATAKREYEASTGRAKTEADRLIENGNLAYEKAVQEGIKEQQRLVSQTEIVQTATAEATRLVDSAHAEADRLRGECDIYVDSKLAEFEDFLNGTIRSVGRGRHQLRTAAGTHDYAAR